In a single window of the Agrobacterium fabrum str. C58 genome:
- the dapF gene encoding diaminopimelate epimerase — MADTVEFAKMNGLANKILVVDMRGRKDMVTPAAAIALNSNPATQFDQIMAIHDPRVGGTDAFIDILNCDGTKAQACGNGTRCVVQALSSETGKTSFTFQTVAGILNAVEHEDGMISVDMGLPRFRWSDIPLSEEFHDTSRIELQIGPIDAPILHSPAVMSMGNPHAIFWVDRDPMTFDLERFGPLLENHPMFPEKANITLAQVISDSALRTRTWERGAGLTLACGSAACASAVSAARTGRTGRKVTIDVASSPVRVPLTIDWREDNHVVMTGPAEWEWSGSVDPVTGVWARDAVERGAV, encoded by the coding sequence ATGGCGGACACGGTCGAATTTGCGAAGATGAACGGGCTTGCCAACAAGATCCTCGTTGTCGATATGCGCGGCCGCAAGGATATGGTCACGCCAGCGGCTGCCATCGCCCTCAATTCCAATCCCGCCACGCAGTTCGACCAGATCATGGCGATCCACGATCCGCGTGTCGGCGGCACGGATGCTTTCATCGATATTCTCAATTGCGATGGCACCAAGGCACAGGCTTGCGGCAACGGCACGCGCTGCGTGGTGCAGGCGCTGTCTTCCGAAACCGGCAAGACCAGCTTCACCTTCCAGACGGTCGCTGGCATTCTGAACGCCGTCGAGCATGAAGACGGCATGATATCGGTTGATATGGGCCTGCCGCGTTTCCGCTGGAGCGACATTCCGCTGTCTGAAGAATTCCACGATACGAGCCGCATCGAATTGCAGATCGGGCCGATCGATGCGCCGATCCTGCATTCGCCTGCGGTCATGTCCATGGGCAACCCGCATGCGATTTTCTGGGTTGATCGCGATCCGATGACGTTTGATCTCGAACGTTTCGGGCCGCTTCTCGAAAATCATCCGATGTTTCCGGAAAAGGCCAATATCACGCTGGCGCAGGTGATTTCCGACAGCGCACTTCGCACCCGCACCTGGGAGCGCGGCGCGGGGTTGACGCTTGCCTGCGGTTCCGCCGCCTGTGCGTCGGCTGTTTCCGCTGCCCGCACCGGCCGCACCGGCCGAAAGGTCACCATCGATGTCGCCTCCAGCCCCGTGCGCGTGCCGCTGACCATCGACTGGCGCGAGGATAATCACGTCGTCATGACCGGCCCGGCCGAATGGGAATGGTCGGGTTCCGTCGATCCCGTCACCGGCGTCTGGGCGCGGGATGCGGTCGAGCGGGGGGCTGTATGA
- the mtaB gene encoding tRNA (N(6)-L-threonylcarbamoyladenosine(37)-C(2))-methylthiotransferase MtaB: MSGVEVITFGCRLNTYESEVMRAEAEKAGLNNAVLVNTCAVTGEAVRQARQAIRRARRDNPHARIIVTGCAAQTEKQTFADMPEVDAVLGNEEKLKSASYRALPDFGVSAEEKLRVNDIMSIKATAPQMVKHIDGHVRAFIQVQNGCDHRCTFCIIPYGRGNSRSVPMGAVVDQARRLTESGYCEIVLTGVDATSYGADLPGEPSLGYLAKTLLKQVPDIIRLRLSSIDSIEADHHLMDLIADEPRFMPHLHLSLQHGDDMILKRMKRRHLRADAIRFCNEVRSLRPDIAFGADMIAGFPTETEEMLENAATLAEECGISSLHVFPYSPREGTPAVRMPQLDRALVKERAGRLRARGEALKQAHLQNMVGSVQTVLVENSGFAHTDNFTLVAAPDLAPRTLAQVAITGHNGKHLNMKLLAADAA, translated from the coding sequence ATGAGTGGCGTCGAGGTCATAACCTTCGGCTGCCGTCTCAACACCTATGAATCGGAAGTGATGCGGGCGGAGGCCGAAAAGGCGGGGCTCAACAATGCCGTGCTGGTCAATACCTGCGCCGTGACGGGCGAAGCGGTGCGGCAGGCGCGCCAGGCCATCCGCCGCGCCCGGCGGGATAATCCGCATGCACGCATCATCGTCACCGGCTGCGCCGCCCAGACAGAAAAGCAGACCTTCGCCGACATGCCGGAAGTGGATGCGGTGCTGGGCAACGAGGAAAAGCTGAAAAGCGCCTCCTATCGCGCGCTGCCGGATTTCGGCGTTTCAGCGGAAGAAAAGCTGCGCGTCAACGACATCATGAGCATCAAGGCGACCGCGCCGCAGATGGTGAAGCACATTGACGGGCATGTGCGCGCCTTCATTCAGGTGCAGAATGGCTGCGATCATCGCTGCACCTTCTGCATCATTCCCTATGGGCGCGGAAATTCGCGTTCCGTGCCGATGGGTGCCGTGGTGGATCAGGCCCGCAGGCTGACGGAAAGCGGCTATTGCGAAATCGTGCTGACCGGTGTGGATGCCACGAGTTATGGGGCTGATCTGCCGGGCGAACCGTCGCTCGGTTACCTCGCCAAGACATTGCTGAAGCAGGTGCCTGATATTATTCGTCTCCGGCTTTCCTCGATCGATAGTATTGAGGCAGATCATCATCTGATGGATCTGATTGCCGATGAGCCGCGTTTCATGCCGCATCTGCACCTGTCCCTCCAGCATGGCGACGACATGATCCTGAAACGCATGAAACGCCGTCATTTGCGGGCCGATGCCATTCGCTTCTGCAACGAGGTGCGATCGCTGAGGCCCGATATCGCCTTCGGTGCGGATATGATCGCCGGTTTCCCGACCGAAACGGAAGAGATGCTTGAAAACGCCGCGACGCTGGCGGAAGAATGCGGTATTTCCAGCCTGCACGTGTTTCCCTATAGCCCGCGCGAAGGTACGCCTGCTGTGCGTATGCCGCAGCTCGACCGGGCGCTGGTGAAGGAGCGGGCGGGACGGCTTCGGGCGCGCGGCGAGGCGCTCAAGCAGGCGCATCTGCAAAACATGGTCGGTTCGGTGCAGACGGTCCTCGTCGAAAACAGCGGTTTTGCCCATACCGACAATTTCACGCTGGTGGCAGCGCCCGATCTTGCCCCGCGTACTCTTGCGCAGGTTGCGATTACCGGCCACAACGGCAAACATCTGAACATGAAGCTTCTGGCGGCGGATGCGGCCTGA